The following nucleotide sequence is from Candidatus Nezhaarchaeota archaeon.
GGCGAGTACGACCCCCTCTATTACTCTCAGCTCAGCCTTCAACCCCTCGGATAAGACAGAAACCAGCTCCACGAGCACCCTGCTGGGGTAGGCCAGCTCGACGAAGGGCCTCCCCCCTAGCCTACCTCTAAAGAAACCCTCAGCACTTCTCAGGATAGATGGAGGGACCCCTAGGTTTCTATACTTAAACCTATCTTGAAGCCACCTAACCCCCTCCTCCCCCTCCTCTAAGTCTAGCAGGACGACCCCTCTAAGGTTCTTTACGAGGGAGGCGTATCTTGAGAGCAAACCCCCTCCCGAGCGCCTCCTAGCGCTCTATGCTTAAGGCTTTTAGCGCTGCTACGTTAACGCGCTGGGCCCTTGGCGCTAGATGCCCCCCTACACCTCGAGCTTATAGAAGCTTACCGCGTTGCTTAAGCAAGCCTCAGCCGCGTCTTCTAACGAGACCTCCTTTAGCTTAGACAGCATTTCAACCACCTCGACCACGTCGCTCGGCTCCGCCTTCCTATTGAGCCTGCCCTTGTAGTAGACTGGGCTATCTGTCTCTGACAAGATCCTGCTGAGCGGCGTGTGCTTAACAGCCTCTCTATGTTCCCGGCTGTAGTCAATGGCTGGGGTGGCTGAAATATAGTAGCCGCAGTCGAGCAGCTCCTTTAGCACGTCCATAGGCCCGCTAAACCAGTGGAAGAGGGCTTCTACGTCAGCCTCCTTCACCATCTCTAGGCACTCTCTCCACGCTCCTCGGCTGTGGACGACCACTGGCTTGCCAGCCTCCTTGGCTATCTTAAGCTGCCTGGCGAACACCTCGCGCTGAACCTCTCTAGCCCCTTCGTCCCCCCTAGCTTTAGGCAGCCAGTAGTCTAGGCCCACCTCCCCTAGCGCGACCGCCCTACCTATTTCAGCCTCGACGAGGCTTATAGAGGCCTCCACGTCGACCTCAGCCTCGACTAAGCTCCACGGGTGAATGCCCACCGCCGCGAAGACCCTGGGCTCCTTAAACTTAGCTTGAGCGCTTAGGGAGAAGGTTATCGATTCAGGGTCTGAAGAAGCGGCTACGACAGCGACTAGGCCCCTCCCTACAGCTCTTAACAACTTCTCCTCTAGATGCTCTAGCTCCTCTAGGTGGGCGTGGGCGTCTATGAACCTCATCGCTACTCCACCGTCGTTAGGCTGAGCGCTGGGGACCTAGGAGGCCCACGGTCTACTTAAGCACTGCGCAAAGCAGTGCTTAGAGCGAGATTGCTAGGTCGAGCTGCCTATCCGCCGTGACCTTGCGCTCCCGCCTTGGGTTGAGGCCTAGGGACCTCGCCTCTGGACTTACTGAGGCCTCGGCGCAGCGTGCTCATGGGCGTAGGGGCAGCTGATGGGCAAATCCTTATTTAGGGGCCTCCTCTGACCTCTCAGTGGGTGGCCATGGGGCTCTGGAAGCTCAGGCTCTCCATGATAGGCACGCTGGCCACCTTAATAGGCCTATCTACCCTATTCTTCGCAGCTATTCTTCAGTTCGGGGGCTTCGTGAACATAGCTAGCTTAAGCGGCCTAGCCACCCTAGTCGGCCTCGTCGTGGCCTTCAACGCCATCCAGTGGCTCCTAGCTCCATACATAATCGACTCGATGTATAGGGCTAAGGAGGCCGATCGTAACCGCTACGGTAAGCTCTACGCCATGCTTGAAGACCTGTGCGGAAAGATGAGGCTCAAGGCGCCCAAGCTAATGATAGCAGACATACCAGTGCCTAACGCCTTTGCCTACGGCTCCCCTCTAACAGGTAATCGCGTAGCTGTAACCACGGGGCTTCTGCGTGAGCTAGAGGATGAAGAGGTCGAGGCGGTGCTTGGGCACGAGCTAGGCCACTTAAAGCATCGCGACGTCCAAGTAATGATGCTAGCCTCCGTCCTCCCGGCGATCTTCTACATAATAGGCTACAGCTTAATGTGGAGGAGCGTCCTCGGTGAGAGGGCTGAGAGGAACAGCGGCGCCATAGCCCTCGTAGGGCTCGCCAGCATAGCTATCTACTGGCTCCTGTCCCTACTAGTCCTACACTTAAGTAGGCTTCGTGAGTACTACGCTGACCGTAGGAGCGCGACGACGGTTCGAGACGGGGCTAGGAAGCTTAGCGAAGCCCTCGCTAAGATAGTCCACTCTGCTGGGCGCCTCCGAGTCCATAGCGGAGCTCAGAGCTTTAGCGCTTTTAAGACGCTGTTCATAGAGGACCCGGACAAGGCCCCCTCTGATACTCTGCTCCTATCGAGCTACCGTGGGAGGAGCGACGAGGCGCTCGTACGCTCGATCCTGAGCCGCCGCTTAACTCTGGCTGACAGGATGACTGAGCTCTTCTCAACCCACCCAAACATAGTTAAGAGGCTCAGGGCCCTCCAGGAGCTACGCTAGAGAGGCTAGCTTTCACTATGTAGCTCCCTACCCTCGCCTACGACTAGGACTGGGTAGGCGTCTAAGCTAAAGGGGTCG
It contains:
- a CDS encoding zinc metalloprotease HtpX produces the protein MGLWKLRLSMIGTLATLIGLSTLFFAAILQFGGFVNIASLSGLATLVGLVVAFNAIQWLLAPYIIDSMYRAKEADRNRYGKLYAMLEDLCGKMRLKAPKLMIADIPVPNAFAYGSPLTGNRVAVTTGLLRELEDEEVEAVLGHELGHLKHRDVQVMMLASVLPAIFYIIGYSLMWRSVLGERAERNSGAIALVGLASIAIYWLLSLLVLHLSRLREYYADRRSATTVRDGARKLSEALAKIVHSAGRLRVHSGAQSFSAFKTLFIEDPDKAPSDTLLLSSYRGRSDEALVRSILSRRLTLADRMTELFSTHPNIVKRLRALQELR
- a CDS encoding TatD family hydrolase, which produces MRFIDAHAHLEELEHLEEKLLRAVGRGLVAVVAASSDPESITFSLSAQAKFKEPRVFAAVGIHPWSLVEAEVDVEASISLVEAEIGRAVALGEVGLDYWLPKARGDEGAREVQREVFARQLKIAKEAGKPVVVHSRGAWRECLEMVKEADVEALFHWFSGPMDVLKELLDCGYYISATPAIDYSREHREAVKHTPLSRILSETDSPVYYKGRLNRKAEPSDVVEVVEMLSKLKEVSLEDAAEACLSNAVSFYKLEV